One part of the Rutidosis leptorrhynchoides isolate AG116_Rl617_1_P2 chromosome 1, CSIRO_AGI_Rlap_v1, whole genome shotgun sequence genome encodes these proteins:
- the LOC139885733 gene encoding probable ion channel SYM8 isoform X3 — MSNTNLRDPPDSNPNPNLPLPERRPLLKKSRTFVDSTTTAHFPGPLFPTVRRSSDDSTPSLPPPPSSSSSSSTWSPRRSFDSSSDSSTTTAGDTFPGQTFGFADRDYVYPSFLGPNTTRNRVTVVKSVAAKSLRKQPPVTSSSPAPVRPASVPKNLGGSDLESVRLTSIRSNPLSSGSDNINSDRLGNKVNSQVLVSSVTNSSSISSITPARRGSKNKSSLMFNLVVVVCVLCVSYAITLRNEVTKLQKVNYNLHMICSNKDLHGETIDMLNQENEDSVLYIGNTDSRTIALYTVLFTLITPFVLYKYLDDLPKIKNISKRAKKDKEEVPLKKRIAYMVDVCFSIYPYAKLLALLFATIFLIAFGGLALYAVSDGSFAEALWLSWTFVADSGNHADRVGTGPRIVSVSISSGGMLIFAMMLGLVSDAISEKVDSLRKGKSEVIESNHILVLGWSDKLGSLLKQLAIANKSIGGGVVVVLAERDKEEMEMDIAKLEFSFMGTSVICRSGSPLILADLKKVSVSKARAIIVLAADENADQSDARALRVVLSLTGVKEGLRGHVVVEMSDLDNEPLVKLVGGELIETVVAHDVIGRLMIQCALQPGLAQIWEDILGFENAEFYIKRWPQLDGLRFEDVLVSFPDAIPCGVKVASEGGKIILNPKDDYILKDGDKILVIAEDDDTYSPGSLPEVRRGLFPKKVDPPKFPEKILFCGWRRDIDDMIMVLEAFLAPGSELWMFNEVLEKERERKLVDGGLDLSGLVNIKLVHRVGNAVIKKHLETLPLETFDSTNPLKIRLCIPTHGL; from the exons ATGTCAAACACTAACCTCCGTGATCCACCGGACTCCAACCCAAACCCTAACCTTCCGTTACCTGAACGCCGTCCACTTCTCAAAAAATCACGAACATTCGTCGATTCCACCACCACCGCTCACTTCCCCGGTCCACTCTTCCCCACCGTCCGTCGCAGCTCCGATGACTCAACTCCATCTCTTCCACCTCcaccgtcatcatcatcatcatcgtccacTTGGTCTCCCCGCCGATCATTTGACTCTTCCTCCGACAGCTCAACTACCACCGCCGGTGACACTTTCCCCGGTCAAACGTTCGGGTTTGCTGATCGTGATTATGTTTATCCCTCATTTCTCGGTCCGAATACTACTCGAAACCGTGTTACGGTTGTTAAATCAGTTGCTGCTAAGTCGTTAAGGAAACAACCGCCTGTTACGTCATCGTCTCCGGCACCGGTTCGACCGGCTTCGGTTCCGAAGAATTTAGGTGGAAGTGATTTGGAATCTGTTCGATTAACTTCGATTAGGTCGAATCCACTTTCGTCTGGTTCGGATAATATTAATTCGGATAGATTAGGAAATAAAGTTAATTCTCAAGTTCTAGTATCTTCCGTAACGAATTCGTCTTCGATAAGTTCAATTACACCTGCTCGAAGAGGTTCCAAGAACAAGAGCTCATTGATGTTTAATCTG GTAGTAGTTGTATGTGTACTGTGTGTATCTTATGCAATTACATTGAGGAATGAAGTTACAAAGCTTCAG AAAGTGAATTACAATCTTCATATGATTTGTAGTAATAAGGATCTTCATGGTGAAACCATAGATATGTTAAATCAAGAGAATGAGGATTCAGTTTTGTATATTGGCAATACCGACAGTCGAACCATTGCTCTGTACACTGTTTTATTTACTCTTATAACACCTTTTGTGTTGTACAAATATCTCGACGATCTTCCTAAAATAAAGAATATTTCAAAACGGGCCAAGAAGGACAAAGAAGAAGTTCCATTAAAGAAGAGAATTGCATATATGGTGGATGTGTGTTTTTCTATCTACCCATATGCAAAGTTGCTTGCACTTCTCTTTGCAACAATATTTCTCATAGCATTTGGTGGTTTGGCACTTTATGCTGTCAGTGATGGTAGTTTTGCCGAAGCCCTTTGGCTTTCTTGGACGTTTGTCGCAGATTCGGGAAATCATGCAGATAGAGTTGGAACTGGGCCCCGAATTGTTTCGGTTTCTATTAGTTCAGGAGGGATGCTGATATTTGCAATGATGCTAGGCCTTGTTTCAGATGCTATTTCAGAGAAGGTTGATTCATTAAGGAAAGGGAAAAGTGAAGTAATTGAAAGCAACCATATACTCGTTCTTGGATGGAGCGACAAATTG GGTTCGCTTTTGAAGCAACTGGCAATAGCAAATAAGAGCATTGGTGGCGGGGTGGTGGTTGTTCTTGCAGAACGAGACAAAGAGGAGATGGAGATGGATATAGCAAAGCTTGAATTCAGCTTCATGGGCACTTCAGTTATATGTAGAAGTGGCAGTCCTCTTATTCTCGCAGACTTAAAAAAGGTTTCGGTTTCAAAGGCACGTGCCATAATCGTCTTGGCAGCAGATGAAAATGCAGATCAG AGTGACGCACGTGCATTGCGGGTTGTACTTAGTCTTACTGGCGTGAAAGAGGGGCTGAGAGGTCATGTTGTTGTTGAAATGAGTGATCTTGACAATGAACCGTTGGTGAAGCTTGTTGGTGGAGAGCTAATTGAGACGGTGGTTGCGCATGATGTGATTGGACGGTTGATGATACAGTGTGCTCTGCAGCCCGGTCTTGCACAG ATATGGGAAGATATATTGGGTTTTGAAAATGCTGAATTTTATATCAAACGCTGGCCTCAGTTGGATGGTTTACGGTTTGAAGACGTACTTGTTTCCTTTCCCGATGCAATCCCTTGCGGAGTAAAGGTTGCATCAGAGGGAGGGAAGATAATTTTAAATCCGAAAGACGATTATATATTAAAGGATGGTGATAAAATTCTTGTTATAGCAGAGGATGATGACACGTATTCCCCTGGTTCTTTACCAGAG GTACGAAGAGGTCTCTTCCCGAAAAAGGTGGACCCGCCTAAATTTCCAGAAAAGATACTATTTTGCGGTTGGCGACGTGATATTGATGATATGATTATG